TGGCCGAATCTACACACCGGCGGCCACCGGCTCGCATTTGCAGCAGCGGATCGACGCCTAGCAGGCGTAGCATCCGACCCCGCATCCGGCCACATTGGACATTCGATCGGATATAAGCGCTGCCCACAGGACATTTCCGCACCGGCCACGCACCGTCGGCGCGCTCGGAGCCGCTGAGCCAGTCGGGTGGGGAACCTGGGTCGGGGGCCGCTCGCCCGTTATGGTCGGGTCACCCCCACGGGGTTCCCTGCTCACCTTCCACTCCCGGCCGGGCTCGCTCGTCCGGGAATCCGGCAGAGAAAGGGGTCAGATGATGGAATCCGCTGCCGCGCGGCCGGAACTCCTGGCTTGGGAGACACCGGACTTCGAAGAGGTCGGTTGCGCCGCCGAAGTGACGATGTACGTCGCGCAGCTGGACGACTAGCAGCCGCACCGCGGGTGCCGGGCGTGCGGCCCGGTGCCCGCCCGAACTTCCAGCGAGGAGCCACGGATGTGGTTGCGGGTGCTCGGATCGGCGGCCGGTGGTGGTTTTCCGCAGTGGAACTGCGGCTGCCCGAACTGCCGCGCGGTGCGCGCGGGTTCCCGTCCGGCCCGACCCCGGACCCAGTCGTCGATCGCGGTGAGCGCCGACCACCAGCGGTGGTTCCTGTTCAACGCCTCACCGGACATCCGCGCCCAGATCGAGGCGTTCCCCGCGCTGCGACCGGGCGCGGGACGAGCGACGCCGCTGCAGGCGGTGCTGCTCACCGATGCCGAGCTGGACCA
This portion of the Saccharopolyspora antimicrobica genome encodes:
- the pqqA gene encoding pyrroloquinoline quinone precursor peptide PqqA, encoding MMESAAARPELLAWETPDFEEVGCAAEVTMYVAQLDD